Proteins encoded within one genomic window of Gadus macrocephalus chromosome 18, ASM3116895v1:
- the LOC132445992 gene encoding coiled-coil domain-containing protein 106-like, giving the protein MGKKKSSQPKVFTLEDDDEDDDGNMDEDDVIPPSSPNISESSDSDVVIQRRKKRWTQPPASATVAVLGKAHVRAKGPAEVISRYKKVLKSLSKVRTMTEAFRINGVDRGTIKMTAAIAELSIVDPETFKTLKYDPATETLQSFAKRCATHITPEKKSIIEDMKAKGQLLPLLMKY; this is encoded by the exons ATGGGAAAGAAGAAATCAT CTCAACCAAAAGTATTTACTttggaggacgacgacgaggatGACGATGGTAACATGGATGAAGATGACGTCATTCCCCCATCTTCTCCAAACATCAGTGAGTCCTCGGACAGTGATGTTGTCATCCAAAGACGGAAGAAACGTTGGACACAGCCACCTGCATCTGCAACTGTGGCTGTGCTTGGAAAAGCTCATGTGAGAG caAAAGGACCAGCTGAGGTTATCAGCAGATATAAAAAAGTCTTGAAAAGCTTAAGCAAAGTCCGCACCATGACTGAAGCCTTCAGAATCAATGGCGTGGACCGGGGAACCATCAAGATGACTGCTGCAATTGCAGAGCTCAGCATTGTGGATCCTGAAACCTTCAAGACCCTGAAGTATGATCCTGCAACTGAGACCCTGCAGTCCTTTGCTAAGAGGTGTGCAACCCACATTACCCCTGAGAAGAAGAGCATTATAGAGGACATGAAGGCCAAAGGCCAACTCCTCCCCTTGTTGATGAAATATTAA